The Moraxella haemolytica genome window below encodes:
- a CDS encoding ComEC/Rec2 family competence protein, whose amino-acid sequence MPSFLSALIIAIMLGVLAVMPTVAVGDDLSTWLLSPYANGILSALLMCTVIGFGWLLRHAQSMKGVLFALLFVVLTSLFVFRAMMAHHEFEQSTISHNHTVTATVHIDDISDTVYDDLMGGNYRQKAVITDIKPVFQLNRHADDALMATNPFHVQADDQLYATPNSISSDDLPLPAQMTVLLTARVNPSGHLINLNQLAPNIKARMTLVLEPIATQKNASGFDGNIWLRTRHIHAMAQVIAIDRVEVIQPNSLMSHLESLRQQLRVHFYQDWQSLSLAKQQAKAVTLSLLTGDRALISTQTKSLYQLAGISHLLAISGTHVVFLALILASLVTWLVDKIAPSVYMRTPRWQIRLTVMLIASMGYALFTGFDVPAVRTVYMLAALALTRYFVLPLSDLSLLCIVGLIMAWLDPYVLWQAGFWLSFVAVLLLMRYENVWSDGTVQGCGYFAKIRAILLLQCWLFVAMLPLSILFFGKVSLWSVPVNLVVVGLFGVVIVPINLVAGAIFTFSSSIADVLWRLSSTILLWLHEALELLLVGDSWLYAPFGAAGFVLCVLVSIPLMTRVLPRSLLLLPASALCFMVINHVLGVPLNKDGRAAAILVNAGHDYLGAVLIKHESGAWLLLSDYGVKSLGERQADVLIGELRRNSINMLTGVITQTPSTKLPLLVARLQQSIPIGQYWQAGRSNETLSQLTAMPCQVGQAYQSQALSVRAITGWQYINDESVWGCTIEMVSDVPISLPDNEQDESTHVSRLVINGSTHKNTWVLWRGLCENDATLASPKAGAWLSHPMAVADIQAIDMLFDD is encoded by the coding sequence ATGCCAAGTTTTTTAAGTGCGTTGATAATTGCCATCATGCTTGGGGTGCTTGCTGTCATGCCAACTGTGGCGGTTGGCGATGATTTATCAACATGGCTACTATCTCCTTATGCTAATGGCATACTGTCGGCACTGCTGATGTGTACGGTGATTGGTTTTGGTTGGTTGCTAAGACACGCTCAATCAATGAAGGGTGTGTTATTTGCATTGTTGTTTGTTGTGTTGACAAGTTTGTTTGTTTTTCGTGCGATGATGGCACACCATGAATTTGAGCAATCAACCATATCACATAATCACACCGTTACTGCTACGGTGCATATAGATGACATCAGTGATACTGTATATGATGATTTAATGGGTGGTAACTATCGCCAAAAGGCGGTCATCACTGATATCAAACCTGTTTTTCAACTTAATCGCCATGCAGATGATGCACTGATGGCAACCAACCCTTTTCATGTGCAAGCTGATGACCAACTGTATGCTACGCCAAACAGCATATCGTCAGATGATTTACCCTTGCCTGCTCAGATGACGGTGCTTTTGACGGCAAGGGTAAATCCTTCTGGGCATTTAATAAATCTTAATCAATTAGCACCGAATATAAAAGCACGCATGACGCTTGTGCTAGAACCCATTGCCACTCAAAAAAATGCTAGCGGTTTTGATGGCAATATCTGGCTACGCACCAGACATATTCATGCGATGGCACAAGTTATCGCCATTGACAGGGTGGAAGTCATACAACCAAACTCACTAATGAGCCATCTTGAATCACTACGCCAACAGCTACGAGTGCATTTTTATCAAGATTGGCAGTCTTTAAGTTTGGCTAAGCAACAAGCAAAAGCTGTGACATTAAGCCTATTAACAGGCGATAGAGCACTCATTAGCACACAGACAAAATCTTTATATCAACTGGCCGGCATTTCACATTTGCTAGCAATTTCTGGTACGCATGTGGTATTTTTGGCATTGATACTGGCGTCATTGGTAACATGGTTGGTGGATAAGATTGCCCCTAGTGTTTATATGCGTACGCCAAGATGGCAGATTCGGCTGACTGTTATGTTGATTGCTAGCATGGGTTATGCCTTGTTCACGGGATTTGATGTGCCTGCCGTGCGTACGGTGTATATGCTAGCGGCATTAGCATTAACTCGCTATTTTGTGCTACCGTTGTCGGATTTGAGCTTGCTTTGTATTGTGGGGCTAATCATGGCATGGCTTGATCCTTATGTTTTATGGCAGGCGGGATTTTGGTTGTCATTTGTGGCGGTCTTGTTGCTCATGCGTTATGAGAATGTCTGGAGTGATGGCACGGTGCAGGGTTGTGGTTATTTTGCCAAAATTCGCGCTATTTTGTTGTTACAATGCTGGCTATTTGTGGCGATGCTACCATTGTCAATTTTATTTTTTGGCAAAGTATCTCTTTGGAGTGTGCCAGTTAATTTGGTCGTGGTTGGGCTTTTTGGTGTTGTTATCGTTCCGATTAATTTGGTTGCAGGGGCAATATTTACATTTTCATCAAGCATTGCTGATGTACTATGGAGACTGTCTTCTACAATTTTGTTGTGGCTACATGAGGCGTTAGAACTCTTGCTCGTGGGTGATTCTTGGCTGTATGCACCATTTGGGGCGGCGGGGTTTGTATTATGTGTGCTTGTATCTATCCCACTGATGACAAGAGTGCTACCAAGATCATTATTATTACTACCTGCATCGGCACTATGTTTTATGGTCATCAATCATGTGCTAGGCGTACCATTGAATAAAGATGGTCGTGCCGCGGCAATCTTGGTGAATGCAGGGCATGATTATTTGGGAGCGGTGCTGATTAAGCATGAATCTGGGGCATGGCTATTGCTATCGGACTATGGGGTAAAATCACTTGGAGAGAGACAGGCAGATGTTTTAATTGGCGAGCTTCGGCGGAACAGCATCAATATGCTAACAGGTGTCATCACTCAGACTCCAAGTACAAAGTTGCCATTATTAGTCGCACGACTACAACAGAGCATTCCGATTGGACAATATTGGCAGGCAGGGCGTTCTAATGAGACGCTCAGTCAGCTGACTGCTATGCCTTGTCAAGTAGGGCAAGCCTATCAATCTCAGGCGTTATCTGTGCGTGCCATCACAGGCTGGCAGTATATCAATGATGAGTCGGTGTGGGGCTGTACCATTGAGATGGTATCAGATGTACCCATTTCCCTGCCAGATAATGAGCAAGACGAGTCAACTCATGTCTCTCGGCTTGTCATCAATGGCTCTACGCACAAAAATACTTGGGTGCTGTGGCGTGGGCTTTGTGAAAATGATGCAACACTTGCTTCGCCTAAAGCTGGGGCGTGGCTGTCTCATCCAATGGCGGTGGCGGACATACAGGCCATTGATATGCTATTTGATGATTAG
- the ispD gene encoding 2-C-methyl-D-erythritol 4-phosphate cytidylyltransferase encodes MLDDLKNTNNSTDAVHALMVAAGRGSRFGSDLPKQYLLLTDKTVLEESLACLDGDGIDDLTLVIAKDDTYFDKLNLTRQRPLFVGFGGLERWQSVHSGVSLIRARDGRDDDWVVIHDAARPCLPKADLTALLTALEVCNADAAILATPVVDTLKQVSCEGLIEKTVDRSTLWQAQTPQAFRLKTLEMVLDKVAELGLDITDEASAFEMLGYRVQIVQGSRLNMKLTYPDDLPLLRLIHKQLTDE; translated from the coding sequence ATGCTGGATGATTTAAAAAATACCAATAACAGCACTGACGCAGTTCATGCTTTAATGGTGGCGGCAGGTAGGGGTTCTAGGTTTGGTTCAGATTTGCCCAAGCAATACCTTTTATTAACAGATAAGACAGTGCTTGAAGAGAGCTTGGCTTGCCTAGATGGTGATGGCATTGATGATTTGACTTTGGTCATTGCTAAAGATGATACATATTTTGATAAGCTGAATCTGACTCGTCAGCGACCGCTATTTGTTGGTTTTGGTGGTCTTGAGCGCTGGCAGTCGGTGCACTCAGGCGTATCGTTGATCCGTGCTCGTGATGGGCGTGATGATGACTGGGTGGTGATTCATGATGCAGCACGCCCTTGTTTACCAAAGGCGGATTTAACAGCGTTACTGACCGCCTTAGAAGTGTGCAATGCGGATGCGGCAATACTGGCGACACCTGTGGTAGATACGCTAAAGCAAGTATCTTGTGAAGGTTTGATTGAAAAAACAGTGGATAGAAGCACGCTTTGGCAGGCACAAACTCCGCAGGCGTTTCGCCTAAAAACACTCGAGATGGTGCTAGATAAAGTAGCGGAGTTGGGGCTTGATATCACTGATGAAGCCAGTGCCTTTGAAATGCTAGGGTATAGGGTGCAAATAGTGCAGGGTTCAAGGCTTAATATGAAGCTTACTTATCCTGATGATTTGCCATTACTGCGGTTGATACACAAACAATTAACCGATGAATAG
- a CDS encoding FtsB family cell division protein, translating to MLTVTTKRLGTVGYLCLIVFAVVVLVLLQYQYWHGESGHANLNLLNEQIAKQLSINSEQAQKNSLLRADVRDLKTQTSAIEEHARIDLGLIKSGETFFQLSNSPITYSRQMITSDEVDAVEPVDGLVETDLDH from the coding sequence ATGCTCACCGTAACAACCAAGCGACTTGGCACGGTGGGCTATTTATGCCTGATTGTCTTTGCTGTGGTTGTACTGGTTCTCTTGCAGTATCAGTATTGGCATGGCGAGAGTGGTCATGCTAACTTAAATCTACTCAATGAACAAATCGCCAAACAGCTAAGTATTAACAGCGAGCAAGCCCAAAAGAACAGCCTACTGCGTGCTGATGTGCGTGATTTAAAAACTCAAACATCCGCCATAGAAGAGCATGCAAGAATTGATTTGGGGCTAATTAAGTCTGGCGAGACTTTTTTTCAGCTGTCTAATTCACCCATTACTTATAGTCGGCAGATGATTACAAGTGATGAAGTGGATGCGGTTGAGCCTGTAGATGGCTTGGTAGAAACGGATTTGGATCATTAG
- the eno gene encoding phosphopyruvate hydratase, giving the protein MYAENYDNQLEIKDIVAREILDSRGNPTIEADVVLANGVVGRASAPSGASTGSREALELRDGDKARYLGKGVKKAITNVNSQIRSSLLDKLITNQAEIDKILIELDGTENKGNLGANATLAVSLAAARAAATAQNLPLFQYIANLRGQTALTMPVPMMNILNGGAHADNTVDIQEFMIEPVNFTSFSEGLRAGAEIFHALKSVLKSQGLNTAVGDEGGFAPNLRSNEEAITVILKAIEQAGYTAGKDIYLALDCASSEFYKNGQYVLEGEGNKAFTSNQFADYLAGLVRQYPIISIEDGLDESDWEGWAYLTSILGDKIQLVGDDLFVTNPKILKEGIDKNIANAILIKYNQIGTLSETLDAIYLAKEHGYATVISHRSGETEDATIADLAVGTAAGQIKTGSLCRSDRVAKYNQLLRIEQMVTASYRGREEFIGLRG; this is encoded by the coding sequence ATGTACGCTGAGAACTATGACAATCAGTTAGAAATTAAAGACATTGTTGCTCGTGAAATTTTGGATTCTCGAGGCAATCCTACCATCGAAGCTGATGTGGTATTAGCAAATGGTGTGGTAGGTCGTGCATCTGCCCCAAGCGGTGCATCAACAGGCTCAAGAGAAGCACTAGAGTTAAGAGATGGTGATAAAGCTCGCTATCTAGGCAAGGGTGTTAAAAAGGCCATCACCAATGTCAATAGTCAGATCAGAAGTTCACTGCTAGATAAGCTAATCACCAATCAAGCAGAGATTGATAAGATTCTCATCGAGCTTGATGGTACAGAAAATAAAGGTAATCTTGGTGCGAACGCAACTTTAGCCGTGTCTTTGGCAGCAGCTCGTGCAGCAGCAACTGCTCAAAACCTGCCTTTATTTCAATATATCGCCAACCTGCGTGGACAGACTGCACTAACAATGCCTGTGCCGATGATGAATATCCTAAATGGTGGTGCTCATGCGGATAATACTGTTGATATTCAAGAGTTTATGATTGAGCCTGTGAATTTTACCAGCTTCTCTGAAGGCTTGCGTGCAGGAGCAGAGATTTTTCATGCCTTAAAATCAGTCTTAAAATCTCAAGGTTTGAACACGGCAGTAGGTGATGAGGGTGGTTTTGCACCAAACTTGCGTTCAAATGAAGAAGCCATCACCGTTATTCTAAAAGCAATTGAACAAGCAGGCTACACCGCAGGCAAAGATATTTATCTTGCATTAGACTGTGCATCAAGTGAATTTTACAAAAACGGTCAGTATGTGCTAGAGGGTGAGGGTAATAAAGCATTTACTAGCAATCAGTTTGCTGATTATTTGGCGGGCTTGGTGCGTCAATATCCGATCATCTCTATTGAAGATGGCTTGGATGAATCCGATTGGGAAGGTTGGGCATATCTGACCAGTATTTTGGGCGATAAGATTCAGTTGGTTGGTGATGACTTGTTTGTAACCAATCCAAAAATTCTAAAAGAGGGTATTGATAAGAATATCGCTAATGCCATTTTGATTAAGTATAACCAAATCGGAACGCTGTCTGAGACGCTAGATGCCATTTATCTTGCCAAAGAACATGGTTATGCCACTGTCATTAGCCACCGTTCTGGTGAGACTGAAGACGCTACCATTGCTGATTTGGCTGTTGGTACGGCAGCAGGTCAAATCAAGACAGGTTCGCTATGCCGTTCTGACCGTGTGGCTAAGTACAACCAACTGCTTCGCATTGAGCAGATGGTAACGGCAAGCTATCGTGGTCGTGAAGAATTCATCGGACTTCGTGGTTAA
- the kdsA gene encoding 3-deoxy-8-phosphooctulonate synthase, whose protein sequence is MTQSLSTPQSHINVAGIEIGNDKPFVLFGGMNVLESRELAFEIAETYIDICHRLGIGYVFKASFDKANRSSLYSFRGPSLETGLTWLNDIKEKYGVPIITDVHEPYQAAPVAKVADIIQLPAFLSRQTDLVSAMAKTGAVINIKKAQFLAPHEMSHIINKCLEAGNDKIILCERGTSFGYNNLVVDMLGFDIMKGMNVPVFFDVTHSLQEPGKRADSAGGRRHQITTLARAGMATGLAGLFLEAHPDPDNAKCDGPCALHLNQLESFLSQIKQLDELVKGFEALNTY, encoded by the coding sequence ATGACACAGTCATTATCCACACCGCAATCACACATCAATGTTGCAGGCATCGAGATTGGCAACGATAAGCCTTTTGTACTATTTGGTGGCATGAATGTGCTAGAAAGTCGAGAGCTTGCCTTTGAGATTGCAGAGACTTATATTGATATTTGTCATCGTTTGGGTATTGGCTATGTATTCAAGGCAAGCTTTGATAAGGCGAACCGCTCGAGCCTGTATTCATTTCGTGGTCCTAGCCTTGAGACAGGTTTAACTTGGCTTAATGACATTAAAGAAAAATATGGCGTTCCCATCATCACTGATGTACACGAGCCTTATCAAGCTGCCCCTGTAGCGAAAGTGGCAGACATTATTCAGTTGCCTGCATTTTTGAGTCGTCAGACTGATTTGGTGAGTGCAATGGCAAAGACAGGGGCGGTCATTAACATTAAAAAAGCCCAATTTTTAGCACCACATGAAATGTCTCATATTATCAATAAATGCCTAGAGGCGGGCAATGATAAGATTATTTTATGCGAGCGTGGCACTTCATTTGGTTATAACAACTTGGTTGTTGATATGCTTGGCTTTGATATCATGAAGGGTATGAATGTGCCGGTATTTTTTGATGTTACTCATTCCCTACAAGAGCCTGGCAAGCGAGCTGATAGTGCAGGCGGTAGACGCCATCAAATCACAACGCTGGCTCGTGCGGGCATGGCGACAGGACTGGCAGGACTATTTTTGGAAGCACACCCAGACCCTGATAATGCCAAATGCGATGGCCCTTGTGCTTTGCATCTAAATCAGCTGGAGTCTTTTTTGTCTCAGATTAAGCAGTTGGATGAGTTGGTTAAAGGCTTTGAGGCGTTAAATACATATTAA
- a CDS encoding CTP synthase, with the protein MTKFIFVTGGVVSSLGKGIAAASLASVLEARGLKVTMTKMDPYINVDPGTMSPFEHGEVFVTEDGAETDLDLGYYERFLRRSKMSKANNFTSGRIYQTVLAKERRGDYLGKTVQVVPHITDEIQSRILASGEGYDVAMIEIGGTVGDIESLPFMEAVRQLMVKLGRENTMLMHLTLLPYISSASELKTKPTQHSVKELLSIGIQPDILVCRTEHDVDADTRRKIAMFTNVSERAVAVCKDARSIYEIPRTFYEQDLDDLVCERFGFELPEADLSDWDKVIDGLFDADGEIVVAMVGKYVELPDAYKSVNEALLHAGIHNKTKVKIHYIDAEKLETEANLMGELKACDAVLVPGGFGERGTKGKMMAIQYARENNKPYLGICLGMQLAVIEFARNVLGLQANSTEFDRKATDPIIGLITEWLDEKGELQIRSDDSDLGGTMRLGAQEAQLVSESKLAKIYGAVNITERHRHRYEMNNRYIEPLEQAGMKISGYSAKQHLVEAVEIDNHPWFVAVQYHPEFTSSPRGGHPLFNGFIKAAMDVKG; encoded by the coding sequence ATGACTAAATTTATTTTTGTAACAGGCGGTGTGGTTTCATCTTTGGGTAAGGGCATTGCGGCTGCATCATTGGCATCTGTGCTTGAGGCTCGTGGTCTTAAAGTTACCATGACAAAGATGGATCCTTATATTAATGTTGACCCTGGAACGATGAGTCCATTTGAACATGGTGAGGTATTCGTTACCGAAGATGGGGCGGAGACCGACCTTGATTTGGGTTATTATGAGCGTTTTTTGAGACGCTCAAAGATGAGTAAGGCGAATAATTTTACCTCTGGTCGCATTTATCAGACTGTACTTGCCAAAGAACGCCGTGGCGATTATTTAGGTAAGACCGTACAGGTTGTACCACATATCACCGATGAGATCCAAAGTCGCATTTTGGCATCTGGGGAAGGTTATGATGTGGCGATGATTGAGATTGGCGGTACAGTAGGCGATATTGAAAGCCTACCTTTTATGGAGGCGGTGCGTCAGCTTATGGTGAAACTTGGGCGTGAAAATACCATGCTCATGCACCTAACCTTACTCCCTTATATCTCATCAGCCAGTGAATTAAAAACTAAGCCAACTCAGCACTCAGTTAAAGAGTTGCTATCCATTGGCATTCAGCCTGATATCTTGGTGTGTCGCACAGAACACGATGTGGATGCAGATACTCGTCGTAAGATAGCAATGTTTACCAATGTGTCAGAGCGTGCCGTTGCTGTATGTAAAGATGCTCGTAGCATCTATGAGATTCCACGCACTTTTTATGAGCAAGATTTGGATGATTTGGTATGTGAGCGATTTGGCTTTGAGTTACCAGAGGCGGACTTGTCTGATTGGGATAAAGTGATTGATGGTCTGTTTGATGCCGATGGCGAGATTGTCGTGGCGATGGTGGGTAAATATGTTGAGCTACCTGATGCTTATAAGTCGGTCAATGAGGCTTTATTGCACGCAGGTATTCACAATAAAACCAAAGTGAAAATTCACTACATTGATGCCGAAAAACTAGAGACCGAAGCCAATCTAATGGGTGAGCTAAAAGCGTGCGATGCTGTGCTTGTGCCTGGTGGTTTTGGTGAGCGTGGCACTAAGGGTAAGATGATGGCGATTCAATATGCTCGTGAGAACAACAAGCCTTATTTGGGCATTTGCTTGGGTATGCAGCTTGCGGTTATTGAGTTTGCTCGTAATGTTTTGGGCTTGCAGGCGAACTCTACTGAGTTTGACCGTAAGGCTACAGACCCCATCATTGGCTTGATTACCGAGTGGCTTGATGAAAAAGGCGAATTGCAAATCCGTTCTGATGATAGTGATTTGGGTGGTACCATGCGTCTAGGTGCTCAAGAAGCACAGTTGGTATCAGAATCAAAACTTGCCAAGATTTATGGTGCCGTGAACATTACTGAGCGTCATCGCCATCGCTATGAAATGAATAACCGCTACATTGAGCCATTAGAGCAAGCGGGAATGAAAATTTCAGGTTATTCTGCCAAACAGCACTTGGTTGAAGCGGTTGAGATTGACAATCATCCTTGGTTTGTGGCGGTGCAATATCACCCAGAGTTCACAAGTTCGCCTCGTGGCGGTCATCCGTTATTTAATGGCTTTATTAAAGCAGCCATGGATGTCAAGGGCTAA
- a CDS encoding DNA-3-methyladenine glycosylase I → MTTTKIRCNWCGQDSLYQAYHDNEWGVVCHDDERLFAMLCLEGMQAGLSWITILKKRENYYQAFDGFDASKIAQYDDEKINELMSNAGIIRHRLKIKAIIANAKAYLKIKENQSFNDYVWGIVVCHQDRTPLINHPKTAEEIPTKTAASIALSKQLKKDGFKFVGPTICYAYMQACGMVNDHVADCDFK, encoded by the coding sequence ATGACAACAACAAAAATACGCTGTAACTGGTGTGGACAAGACTCTCTATATCAAGCCTATCATGATAACGAATGGGGTGTGGTGTGTCATGATGATGAGCGACTTTTTGCCATGTTGTGCTTGGAGGGTATGCAAGCGGGGCTTAGTTGGATTACGATCCTAAAGAAGCGGGAGAATTATTATCAGGCTTTTGATGGTTTTGATGCGTCTAAGATTGCTCAATATGATGATGAAAAAATCAATGAGTTGATGAGTAATGCAGGCATTATTCGCCATCGTCTAAAAATAAAAGCCATCATTGCCAATGCCAAAGCCTACTTAAAAATCAAAGAGAACCAGTCATTTAATGATTATGTGTGGGGTATCGTGGTATGCCATCAAGATAGAACACCTTTGATTAATCATCCAAAAACAGCAGAAGAGATTCCTACAAAGACGGCCGCCAGTATCGCCTTATCAAAACAGCTCAAAAAAGATGGTTTTAAGTTTGTTGGTCCTACTATTTGTTATGCCTATATGCAGGCGTGTGGTATGGTCAATGACCATGTGGCTGATTGTGATTTTAAATGA
- a CDS encoding rhodanese-like domain-containing protein, translating to MIKELPIEQFNPSVDKIILDVRDAQSYHLGHIEHAKNAPIDALTEYLPTDTTADIYVLCGGGTKAARACSYLNELYPTRNIIHLIGGTRGAIAHGMTIITETSE from the coding sequence ATGATTAAAGAACTACCCATTGAGCAATTTAACCCCAGCGTAGATAAAATCATCTTAGATGTCCGAGACGCCCAAAGCTATCATCTTGGTCATATCGAGCACGCCAAAAACGCACCGATAGACGCATTGACAGAATACCTGCCAACTGACACGACGGCAGATATTTATGTGCTATGTGGCGGTGGCACAAAAGCAGCTCGTGCTTGTTCATATCTCAATGAACTTTACCCAACACGCAACATCATTCACCTGATTGGCGGTACTCGTGGTGCAATCGCACACGGCATGACCATCATCACCGAGACCAGTGAATAA
- a CDS encoding thiazole synthase, with protein sequence MSEITQNPLANDTFHIGSRTFSSRLLVGTGKYKDLTETSNAIKASGSQIVTVAIRRTNIGQNKGEPNLLDVISPKDYTILPNTAGCFDADSAIRTCQLARELLDGHNLVKLEVLGDEKTLYPNVTETLKAARVLIDDGFDVMVYTSDDPIIAKELENIGCVAVMPLGSLIGSGLGLLNRHTLSLIIENANVPILVDAGVGTASDAAIAMELGCDGVLMNSAIAHAQNPVMMAHAMKNAIHAGRQAFLAGRMPARKMAVASSPQTGYFFQ encoded by the coding sequence ATGAGCGAAATAACCCAAAACCCCTTGGCTAATGACACCTTCCATATTGGTTCTCGCACTTTTTCATCACGCCTACTTGTTGGCACGGGCAAATACAAAGATTTGACCGAGACAAGCAACGCCATCAAAGCCAGTGGCAGTCAGATTGTTACAGTTGCCATTCGTCGCACCAATATTGGTCAAAATAAAGGAGAGCCAAACCTACTAGATGTCATCTCGCCAAAAGACTACACCATTTTGCCAAATACTGCAGGCTGTTTTGATGCTGATAGTGCCATTCGCACCTGCCAACTTGCTCGTGAGTTGCTTGATGGGCATAATCTGGTCAAACTTGAAGTTCTAGGCGATGAAAAAACCTTATACCCCAATGTTACCGAAACTTTAAAGGCGGCTCGTGTGCTGATTGATGATGGTTTTGATGTCATGGTCTATACTTCAGACGACCCCATCATCGCCAAAGAACTTGAAAACATAGGCTGTGTTGCAGTGATGCCACTCGGTAGCTTAATTGGTTCAGGGCTAGGACTGCTTAATCGCCACACGCTAAGCCTCATCATTGAAAATGCCAATGTGCCTATTTTGGTCGATGCAGGCGTAGGCACAGCATCTGATGCCGCCATCGCCATGGAACTTGGCTGCGATGGTGTGCTGATGAACTCAGCCATCGCACACGCCCAAAACCCTGTGATGATGGCACACGCCATGAAAAATGCCATTCATGCAGGTCGTCAGGCTTTCTTGGCAGGTCGTATGCCTGCTCGCAAAATGGCTGTCGCCAGTTCGCCTCAGACAGGCTACTTCTTTCAATGA
- a CDS encoding wax ester/triacylglycerol synthase family O-acyltransferase, with protein sequence MRPLSLIDLLFLLLESAKQPMHVSGLCLFDIPQSADDNFINDLITKIKNNQSAPSFPFNQVLKNYLFWNTVKTFDISHHFRHIRLDTGSDDELMTYISHQHSIILDRNRPLWQLHFIEGLSAKSANSPKRFAIYLKAHHAMADGVAAMRLLERSFSSSPDEPFQQPFWSSTTKYRTALPIRKSITSIIKEQIGTIKPVMREIVRNFKHRHCSHTISTFDAPPSMLNQRISNERTLIIHSLNKHRFLAVAQHHSVTTNDVILAVCAGALRDYLNQKNALPNKPLLAFVPIGLRQDDSSLGNQLSFLLTNLATHEPDPIIRLHTISQSINQSKKRFLRMNPAQIINYSALTYGWAGINLATRFHPTKQAFNLIISNVPSDTQPLYLHGARLTSIFPASVLFDGQALNITLTNHQDTLDFGITACRTALPDIEQLPHLIESHLSIYEQHIK encoded by the coding sequence GTGCGTCCTTTATCCCTTATTGATTTATTATTTTTGTTGTTAGAATCGGCAAAACAGCCTATGCATGTTTCAGGGTTGTGCTTATTTGACATACCACAATCTGCTGATGATAACTTCATTAATGATTTGATCACAAAAATCAAAAATAATCAATCCGCACCCAGCTTCCCATTTAATCAAGTCCTAAAAAACTATCTTTTTTGGAATACCGTTAAAACATTTGATATCAGCCATCATTTTAGACACATCAGGCTTGACACAGGAAGCGATGATGAGCTAATGACCTACATTTCACATCAGCACAGCATCATCTTAGACCGCAACCGCCCACTATGGCAGCTGCATTTTATTGAAGGGTTGTCAGCAAAGTCTGCTAACAGCCCTAAGCGTTTTGCCATCTATCTTAAGGCTCACCACGCCATGGCAGATGGTGTTGCTGCCATGCGACTACTAGAACGCTCTTTTAGTAGCTCGCCAGATGAACCATTTCAACAGCCATTTTGGTCATCAACCACCAAATATCGCACCGCACTTCCCATCCGCAAGTCCATCACATCCATCATCAAAGAGCAGATTGGCACCATCAAACCTGTTATGCGTGAGATCGTACGCAACTTTAAACATCGTCATTGCTCACATACCATCAGCACTTTTGATGCACCGCCCTCAATGCTCAACCAACGCATCAGTAACGAACGCACCCTAATCATTCATTCACTGAACAAACATCGATTCTTGGCAGTGGCTCAGCACCATTCGGTAACGACCAACGATGTTATTTTGGCAGTGTGTGCTGGAGCATTAAGAGATTATCTAAATCAAAAAAACGCCCTACCGAACAAGCCTTTGCTTGCATTTGTGCCCATTGGTTTGCGTCAAGATGACAGCAGTTTGGGCAATCAGTTGTCATTTTTATTGACCAATCTTGCCACCCATGAGCCAGACCCCATTATTCGCTTACACACCATCAGTCAAAGCATCAATCAAAGCAAAAAACGCTTTCTTCGCATGAATCCAGCACAAATCATCAATTACAGTGCTCTGACTTATGGCTGGGCAGGCATCAACCTTGCCACCAGATTTCACCCTACCAAACAAGCATTTAATCTAATCATCTCCAATGTACCAAGCGACACCCAGCCACTATATCTTCATGGGGCACGCCTGACAAGTATTTTTCCTGCTTCAGTGCTTTTTGATGGACAAGCACTAAACATTACGCTAACCAATCATCAAGATACACTAGACTTTGGCATCACCGCTTGTCGCACCGCCTTGCCCGATATTGAACAGCTACCCCACTTGATAGAATCACATCTGTCAATATATGAACAGCACATCAAGTAA